A single genomic interval of Zobellia nedashkovskayae harbors:
- a CDS encoding VCBS repeat-containing protein, translated as MDINIYSKTLVYSFLIFLLVSCTQEQTKTDSKIFTGLKSDQTGVNFNNTLTENDSLNYFTYSYLYMGGGVASGDINNDGLIDLFFTGNQVSNKLYLNKGNLQFEDITENAGISGDDRWYTGVTMADVNADGLLDIYCSVGGKFGIKDNELYINNGDETFSEKAAEYGLNDIGNSVQATFFDYDKDGDLDLFVANYPPTQFDSPTFAYVFKMANVKDHESGHLYQNNGNTFTDVTEASGLKAYGLSLSATAGDLNNDSWPDLYVSNDFNSPDFMYTNNQDGTFKEVVKQATSQTAFYGMGADIADFNDDGNLDIFQVDMDAKSNRRKKANMASMNPELFWDVVNAGFHYQYMHNCMQVNSGVFEDGIPHFSNVSRITGTSSTDWSWGPLFADFDNDGYKDLFVSNGTRREINNNDYFNKLKSIKIKSDTLLELSQKIPSEKIDNFIFKNMGNLEFKRANKDWGIEFKGFSNGVAYADLDNDGDLELITNNIDDEASIFKNNASETNNYIQIKFKGNQSNQFGLGSRVYVTVDGKTQMQELTLSRGFQSSVAPMLHFGLGDASKVDELKVVWPNGKIQKLNTVEANQALTLDFNNAIVNTDENINKSKIFATDKTSKFPAYKHTENEYDDFEDQVLLPHKMSSFGPTLAVGDLNNDSLEDYFIGGSSGNIGSLFMQTSTGFQKHPSTFLEDDIKSEDSGSLIFDADGDGDNDLYVVSGGYEFSNNSEALQDRLYLNDGQGNFTKANATALPDLKISGSKVYQSDFNGDGKPDLLVLGRQIPKNYPSPATSYILKNTSSNGKVSFEIFEEIQPKEFQNLGMATSAVITDYDNDGRQDVMIVGEWMPIRMFHNTKTGFEEVSESLGLTKDTTGWWWSVQQGDFDNDGDMDYIVGNNGQNYKYKATEEETFDIFVSDFDKDNNQDIVLSYYNDGKQYPVRGRGCSSQQIPAIKQKFQDYESFAEATLEDVYTEKSLESALHYQVKSFASIYLENRDGKFIVHELPVLAQTSSINEILIDDYNLDGNLDILVAGNLYASEVETPRNDAGHGLFLEGNGKGEFTAIPASDSGFFVSGDVKNMSSIQLNSQPYIIAAKNNDYLQFIELKKK; from the coding sequence ATGGATATAAATATTTACAGTAAAACCTTAGTATACTCGTTTTTAATTTTTCTCTTGGTTAGTTGTACCCAAGAACAAACCAAAACGGATAGTAAGATATTTACTGGCTTAAAATCTGACCAAACGGGCGTTAATTTCAACAATACCCTTACCGAAAATGATTCCTTAAATTATTTCACCTATTCCTATCTCTATATGGGCGGTGGTGTGGCTAGTGGCGACATCAATAATGACGGCTTAATAGATCTTTTTTTTACCGGTAACCAAGTTTCCAATAAACTCTATCTAAATAAAGGCAACCTGCAGTTTGAAGATATTACAGAAAATGCAGGTATTTCTGGAGATGACCGCTGGTATACTGGTGTAACCATGGCCGATGTAAATGCAGATGGTCTTTTAGATATTTATTGCTCTGTAGGTGGCAAATTTGGCATAAAAGACAATGAACTATATATAAATAATGGAGATGAAACCTTTTCCGAAAAGGCTGCAGAATATGGCCTAAATGACATTGGAAATAGTGTGCAAGCTACTTTTTTTGATTATGATAAAGATGGTGACCTAGACTTATTTGTAGCCAACTACCCTCCTACTCAATTTGATTCTCCCACTTTTGCCTATGTTTTTAAAATGGCAAATGTCAAAGACCATGAGTCTGGGCATTTGTACCAAAATAACGGAAATACGTTTACAGATGTTACCGAAGCTTCTGGCTTAAAGGCTTACGGACTTTCACTAAGTGCCACGGCAGGCGATCTTAATAATGACTCTTGGCCCGACCTTTATGTTTCCAATGATTTTAATTCTCCTGATTTTATGTACACCAATAACCAAGATGGCACATTTAAAGAGGTTGTAAAACAAGCCACATCGCAAACCGCATTTTATGGTATGGGTGCAGATATAGCCGATTTTAATGATGATGGCAACCTAGATATTTTTCAGGTAGATATGGATGCCAAATCAAACCGACGAAAGAAAGCCAATATGGCCAGCATGAATCCTGAACTTTTTTGGGATGTAGTCAATGCCGGGTTCCATTACCAATACATGCATAACTGTATGCAGGTTAACTCGGGAGTTTTTGAAGATGGTATTCCACATTTTTCTAATGTTTCCAGAATAACCGGCACTTCTTCAACTGATTGGAGCTGGGGTCCTCTTTTTGCAGATTTTGATAATGATGGTTACAAAGACCTTTTTGTTTCGAACGGTACGCGTCGTGAAATCAACAATAATGATTATTTCAATAAGCTGAAATCTATCAAAATAAAAAGCGATACGCTATTAGAGTTAAGTCAAAAAATACCATCGGAGAAAATTGATAATTTCATTTTCAAAAATATGGGAAATCTAGAATTTAAAAGAGCCAACAAAGATTGGGGCATTGAATTCAAAGGTTTTTCCAATGGCGTAGCTTATGCCGATCTTGATAATGATGGTGATCTAGAACTTATTACCAATAATATAGATGATGAAGCTTCAATCTTTAAAAACAATGCTTCAGAAACCAATAATTATATTCAGATAAAATTCAAAGGTAATCAGAGTAACCAGTTTGGTCTTGGGTCTCGCGTTTATGTTACCGTTGACGGGAAAACCCAAATGCAAGAATTGACGCTTTCGAGAGGGTTTCAATCTTCCGTTGCTCCTATGCTTCATTTTGGATTGGGAGATGCATCAAAAGTAGACGAGCTAAAAGTAGTATGGCCTAATGGTAAAATCCAAAAATTAAATACCGTTGAGGCTAATCAAGCATTGACTCTAGATTTTAACAATGCTATTGTAAACACCGATGAAAACATCAATAAATCCAAAATATTCGCCACAGATAAAACTTCAAAATTTCCTGCTTACAAACATACCGAAAACGAGTACGATGATTTTGAGGACCAAGTCTTACTTCCACATAAAATGTCATCTTTTGGTCCAACTTTAGCGGTTGGAGACCTTAATAACGATAGTTTAGAAGATTATTTTATTGGAGGTTCTTCCGGTAATATAGGTAGTCTATTTATGCAAACTTCAACCGGGTTTCAAAAACACCCTTCTACCTTTTTAGAGGACGATATTAAAAGTGAAGATTCCGGTTCTTTAATTTTTGATGCCGATGGTGATGGAGATAATGACCTGTACGTAGTAAGCGGTGGGTATGAATTTTCAAATAATTCCGAAGCTCTCCAAGACCGATTATACCTAAATGATGGTCAAGGAAATTTTACTAAAGCAAACGCTACTGCTTTACCTGATTTAAAAATAAGCGGCTCCAAGGTCTATCAATCCGATTTTAATGGTGATGGTAAACCTGACCTTTTGGTATTAGGTAGACAGATTCCAAAAAATTATCCCAGCCCTGCTACGAGCTACATTTTAAAAAATACGAGTAGTAACGGAAAGGTTAGTTTTGAAATCTTTGAAGAAATACAACCCAAAGAATTTCAAAATCTTGGGATGGCTACCAGTGCCGTAATTACAGATTATGACAATGATGGCAGACAGGATGTTATGATTGTTGGAGAATGGATGCCCATACGTATGTTCCATAATACCAAAACAGGGTTTGAAGAAGTTTCTGAATCTTTGGGGTTAACAAAAGATACCACTGGTTGGTGGTGGAGCGTACAACAGGGGGATTTTGACAATGATGGCGATATGGATTATATTGTTGGTAACAACGGTCAAAACTACAAATACAAAGCTACCGAAGAAGAAACTTTTGATATTTTCGTAAGTGATTTTGACAAAGATAACAACCAAGACATTGTACTAAGTTATTACAATGACGGCAAGCAATATCCGGTTCGTGGCCGGGGCTGTTCATCGCAGCAGATTCCTGCCATAAAACAAAAGTTTCAGGATTACGAGAGTTTTGCAGAAGCTACTTTAGAGGATGTATACACCGAAAAATCTCTGGAGTCCGCACTTCACTATCAAGTGAAATCTTTTGCCAGTATCTATTTAGAAAATAGGGATGGAAAATTCATAGTTCATGAGCTTCCGGTTTTAGCCCAAACTTCTAGCATTAATGAGATACTAATAGATGATTATAACCTAGATGGCAATCTGGATATCCTTGTAGCAGGAAACCTTTATGCTTCTGAAGTTGAAACACCACGTAACGATGCCGGTCATGGATTATTTTTAGAAGGAAATGGTAAAGGAGAGTTTACGGCTATTCCCGCATCAGATAGTGGTTTTTTTGTCTCTGGTGATGTGAAGAATATGTCTAGCATACAATTAAACTCGCAGCCTTATATCATCGCTGCAAAAAACAATGACTATCTTCAATTCATTGAATTGAAAAAGAAATAA
- a CDS encoding SusC/RagA family TonB-linked outer membrane protein, with the protein MIKLKHAVIACLVMIGQFAYSQTSTISGVVSDDSGTPLPGATIIVAGTTNGTTTDFDGNYALSNVNSTDKLVISYIGMTTQTIVVGSQTSINVSLQEDAEALDEVVVVGYGTQSRAEVTGAIATVGSKELAALPVASADQALQGRAAGVTVLNTGSPGSAPVVRIRGLGTMNNNDPLYVIDGIIAGGLGDLNPNDIESINILKDASTTAIYGSLGSNGVVMVTTKKGNRSGKTIINLDAYTGVNYSNQRYDLLDTQQYLQYAQDAFGVTPTSPLSQSNSNTTDFQDALFRTGIMQKVDFALSGGGENNNFRFSAGYMDQEGAIIETGFERFSFRANSNFTVGKFNFGETMAVSFQTQNPERNLGDRSLLEHAIKAAPYLPIYNPNNLQGFQGPNSALDGQDAENPIRVQTLGEQVNKSSSIIGSVFGEFEIIDGLKFKSQVGLDYRNSNTDIFVPSYNDDSEGATHSSTFATITKNSSIRKSITITNSLNYSFTLSDKHNFDLLVLAEKQETKNDLLNSNSENPITDDLNQVSNEKSFLQSQTFEYNRIGYLGRLNYNFDQKYIFAASIRRDASSRFGENNRWGTFPSVALGWNIAKESFLTDTAFNTLKLRGSWGITGNDRIGDYQYSSTLLSEFFYPFGDVLATGTTPGGLANADLKWEETTMKNIGLDFGLFDGKLTGAVEYFNNTSDDLLMSRPLAGSLGINSGSVTENVGSVETSGVEFSLGYNDYDGDFTWSANLNLGTSSNEVKSLGSNESLSGGTFESQNISRIEVGEPLFFFFGYETDGIYQTRAEVDANLTQTAVDGVFPVNPGDIRFVDQNGDGQINADDRVKIGNPYPDFTYGLNLNANYKQLDLNLFISGVSGVDVYNTNIYDLEGMPRLFNAGTNVLNRWTGPGTSNSVPAAGGNDQNFNSISDRFVEDGSYARLKNITLGYTLDNPALEEYFSKCRIYISGQNLITISDYSGLDPEIGNPLTNNGGNSQYELGIDRGNYPQPKSVLLGVQLSF; encoded by the coding sequence ATGATTAAACTTAAACATGCGGTCATTGCATGTCTTGTAATGATCGGGCAGTTTGCCTATTCACAGACTTCCACAATAAGTGGTGTAGTTTCTGATGATAGCGGCACTCCCTTGCCAGGTGCTACAATAATAGTAGCAGGTACAACTAATGGTACAACTACAGATTTTGATGGTAATTACGCCCTTTCTAACGTGAATTCTACCGATAAGTTAGTGATCTCTTATATAGGGATGACCACTCAAACTATCGTGGTAGGAAGTCAAACTTCTATAAATGTTAGTCTACAAGAAGACGCAGAAGCTTTAGATGAAGTGGTTGTAGTTGGTTACGGTACGCAGTCGCGTGCAGAAGTAACTGGTGCAATAGCCACAGTAGGCTCCAAAGAATTAGCTGCATTACCTGTGGCTAGTGCAGATCAGGCCTTACAAGGTAGAGCTGCTGGTGTAACAGTTTTGAACACTGGTTCTCCAGGTAGTGCACCAGTAGTCCGTATTCGTGGCCTAGGTACTATGAACAACAATGACCCATTATATGTTATTGATGGTATCATTGCTGGTGGTTTAGGAGATTTAAATCCTAATGATATCGAATCCATAAACATACTAAAAGATGCTTCTACAACTGCCATTTATGGTTCTTTAGGGTCTAATGGTGTTGTAATGGTTACTACAAAAAAAGGAAATAGATCAGGTAAGACAATTATTAATCTTGATGCCTATACAGGTGTTAATTATTCAAACCAACGGTATGATTTATTAGATACGCAGCAATATTTACAGTATGCTCAAGATGCATTTGGTGTTACACCAACTTCTCCTCTTTCACAATCCAACAGTAATACTACAGATTTTCAAGATGCTCTCTTTAGAACAGGTATTATGCAAAAAGTGGATTTTGCTCTATCGGGTGGTGGCGAAAACAATAATTTTAGATTTTCTGCCGGGTATATGGACCAAGAAGGTGCTATAATAGAAACCGGATTTGAAAGATTTTCATTTAGAGCTAACAGCAACTTTACTGTAGGTAAATTCAATTTTGGTGAAACTATGGCAGTTTCGTTCCAAACGCAAAATCCAGAAAGAAACCTGGGCGACCGTTCTTTATTAGAGCATGCTATTAAAGCCGCTCCATATTTACCAATATATAATCCTAACAACTTACAAGGATTTCAAGGGCCAAACAGTGCCTTAGATGGTCAAGATGCCGAAAATCCAATTAGAGTTCAAACCCTTGGCGAACAAGTCAATAAATCTTCATCAATTATTGGAAGTGTTTTTGGTGAATTTGAAATCATTGATGGGCTGAAGTTTAAAAGCCAGGTTGGTCTAGATTATAGAAATTCTAATACCGATATTTTTGTACCCTCGTATAACGATGATAGTGAAGGAGCTACGCACAGTTCAACCTTTGCTACAATTACAAAAAATTCTAGCATAAGGAAGTCTATAACAATTACTAACAGTCTAAATTATTCATTCACCTTAAGTGATAAGCATAATTTTGATTTATTGGTTCTTGCAGAAAAACAAGAAACTAAAAACGACCTTTTAAATAGTAATAGTGAAAACCCCATTACAGACGATTTAAATCAAGTATCAAATGAAAAATCGTTTTTACAGTCTCAGACTTTTGAATACAACCGTATTGGCTATTTGGGCAGACTAAATTATAACTTTGATCAAAAGTATATTTTTGCTGCTTCTATTCGTAGAGATGCTTCTTCACGCTTTGGAGAAAACAATCGATGGGGTACTTTCCCTTCTGTTGCATTAGGATGGAATATTGCGAAAGAAAGCTTTCTAACAGATACCGCATTTAACACGCTAAAACTAAGAGGTAGCTGGGGTATTACAGGAAATGATAGAATTGGTGATTACCAATACAGTTCTACGTTGCTTTCCGAGTTCTTCTATCCATTTGGAGACGTTCTCGCTACCGGTACTACACCTGGAGGCCTTGCCAACGCAGATTTAAAATGGGAAGAAACCACCATGAAAAATATTGGATTGGACTTTGGGCTTTTTGATGGGAAATTGACGGGTGCCGTTGAATATTTCAATAATACAAGTGATGACCTATTAATGAGTCGCCCATTGGCCGGCTCACTAGGTATTAACTCAGGTTCTGTAACAGAAAATGTAGGTTCTGTTGAAACCAGCGGTGTTGAATTTAGTCTTGGTTATAATGATTATGATGGAGATTTCACATGGTCGGCCAACCTTAACCTTGGTACCTCAAGCAATGAAGTGAAATCTTTAGGGTCAAACGAATCACTTTCTGGTGGTACGTTTGAATCACAGAATATTTCTAGAATTGAAGTAGGCGAGCCTTTGTTCTTTTTCTTCGGATATGAAACAGATGGTATATACCAAACACGAGCCGAAGTAGATGCTAATCTAACTCAAACAGCTGTTGACGGGGTATTTCCTGTAAACCCTGGAGATATAAGATTTGTGGACCAAAATGGAGATGGCCAAATTAACGCAGATGATCGAGTAAAAATCGGAAATCCATATCCAGACTTCACATACGGTCTAAATTTAAACGCAAACTACAAGCAGTTAGATCTTAATCTATTTATATCTGGTGTATCTGGTGTTGATGTTTACAATACTAACATTTATGACTTAGAAGGCATGCCTAGATTATTTAACGCAGGAACGAATGTGTTGAATAGATGGACAGGTCCAGGAACTTCCAACAGCGTACCTGCAGCAGGAGGAAATGATCAGAATTTTAACTCTATTTCAGATCGTTTTGTAGAAGATGGTTCATATGCTAGACTTAAGAATATAACATTGGGATATACATTGGATAATCCAGCTTTAGAGGAATATTTCTCCAAATGTAGAATATATATCAGTGGTCAGAACTTGATTACTATTAGTGACTATTCTGGTTTAGATCCAGAAATAGGAAACCCTTTGACAAACAATGGTGGAAACAGCCAATACGAATTAGGAATCGATAGAGGAAACTATCCACAGCCTAAATCAGTATTACTTGGAGTACAACTATCATTTTAA
- a CDS encoding RagB/SusD family nutrient uptake outer membrane protein, whose protein sequence is MKKTKILVTVLATIGLALSCNEDSLELTNPNELSPDTFFANQTQVQSAVNAVYSNLQTRGLYSRHMFFMMDNMAHENGGNNQLEADKRQYLDFSFDSSHGAIGAYWESCYRGINKANFVIENETKINEILPSQMSDDLKKKAIGEAKFLRALFHFFIVTRYGDAPLVTTLPPDDGTGPGKSPSSEIYAQIIKDLQEAIPTLKSKGDEENGRATKGAAQALLGKVHLFLEQYDDALTQFSALNGYSLEDNYFDNFMEETEHGDESIFEIEYNDDFGTSAQWNSDRSGQGPNEATFRGQEYGFNDWFNVFPSDDLLEEYEIGDIRFEQSFYVNGDTFGPDGSLTVDAFPSNGGGNAGWAKYNNYYKDANEDQTSGINFKYLRYADVLLMMAECESMRPGGDQDVAVGYINEVRERATLAPLATGLSQAEVFEALVHERKVELAGEQTRFNDIIRWGIASTELANTQFQAGKHELLPIPQPEIDANINISAADQNAGY, encoded by the coding sequence ATGAAAAAAACAAAAATACTAGTAACGGTCTTAGCAACGATCGGCCTTGCGCTCTCGTGTAATGAAGACTCATTAGAATTAACGAATCCAAACGAGCTTTCGCCAGACACTTTCTTTGCGAACCAAACTCAGGTTCAGTCTGCCGTAAATGCCGTATACTCCAACCTACAAACCAGAGGTCTATATAGCCGTCATATGTTTTTTATGATGGATAATATGGCCCACGAAAATGGGGGGAACAACCAGTTAGAAGCAGATAAACGTCAATATTTAGATTTCTCGTTCGACTCCAGCCATGGTGCTATAGGAGCCTATTGGGAAAGTTGCTACAGAGGCATTAATAAAGCAAATTTCGTTATAGAAAATGAGACCAAAATTAATGAAATTTTACCTTCTCAGATGAGCGACGACTTAAAGAAAAAGGCAATTGGTGAGGCTAAATTCTTGCGTGCTTTATTTCATTTCTTTATCGTAACCAGATATGGTGATGCCCCTCTTGTTACCACCTTACCACCTGATGATGGCACTGGTCCTGGTAAAAGTCCTAGCTCTGAAATATATGCGCAAATCATTAAAGACTTACAAGAGGCTATACCTACTTTAAAATCAAAAGGCGATGAAGAGAACGGACGTGCCACTAAAGGAGCTGCACAAGCTTTGTTGGGTAAGGTTCATTTATTCTTGGAGCAATATGATGATGCTTTAACCCAATTCTCCGCTTTAAACGGTTATAGCTTAGAAGACAATTACTTTGACAATTTCATGGAAGAAACTGAACATGGTGATGAGTCTATCTTTGAAATTGAATACAATGATGATTTTGGTACCAGTGCACAATGGAATTCTGATCGTAGCGGTCAAGGTCCTAACGAGGCTACCTTTAGAGGTCAAGAATATGGTTTTAATGATTGGTTCAATGTTTTTCCTTCAGATGACTTATTAGAAGAGTATGAAATTGGAGACATTCGTTTTGAGCAATCTTTCTATGTAAACGGTGATACTTTTGGGCCTGATGGCTCATTAACTGTAGATGCTTTTCCTAGTAACGGCGGTGGTAATGCAGGATGGGCTAAGTACAACAACTACTACAAAGATGCGAACGAAGATCAAACTTCAGGTATCAACTTTAAGTATTTGAGATATGCAGATGTATTGTTAATGATGGCGGAGTGCGAGAGCATGAGACCAGGTGGCGACCAAGATGTTGCTGTAGGCTATATTAACGAAGTCCGCGAAAGGGCTACGTTAGCTCCATTGGCTACAGGCTTATCACAAGCTGAAGTATTTGAAGCTTTAGTGCACGAACGTAAAGTGGAATTGGCAGGAGAGCAAACCAGATTTAATGATATTATCCGATGGGGAATTGCTAGTACAGAATTAGCCAACACCCAATTTCAAGCTGGTAAACATGAGCTTTTACCAATACCTCAACCTGAAATAGATGCAAACATAAACATCTCTGCAGCTGACCAGAATGCAGGGTATTAA
- a CDS encoding MFS transporter, with translation MNLESQKLSVKEKIGYSLGDLAANLVFQTLMTYLAYFYTDIYGLETSHASAIILTVGLIAAFGFNPIIGALADRTTSKWGKFRPWILFTAVPLGVVALLAFSTPDFNYKGKVIYAVVTYTFLLLLYAANNLPYSALSGVITGDMGERNSLSAYRFVGVMFAQFFVQVFMLPIIESAGNGDKAVGIEVVMTWLAIIGTVMLIITFLTTKERIVPTAEQKSTLKEDLGDLFGNRPWIIMLVLTTLVFVTLAMKGGSYVYYFENYVDKESLTIFIQPILDALASIGVNFFGENPVSAGFGLFNAGGIIFMIFGITLSKRFADKYGKRDVFMVALFISTLFIIFFYFFLPTSVGLIFTSQIFHGFFYGLTIPLLWAMIADVADFSEWKNNRRATAIIFSAMMVGLKGGLSIGSSLVTGILGAYGYISKEAMVAGEAIVQPESAVLGTKMLVSIYPAIPFLLGIALLFLYEINKKMETQIEVDLKKRRLK, from the coding sequence ATGAATCTAGAATCTCAAAAATTATCTGTCAAGGAGAAAATCGGTTACAGCCTAGGTGATTTAGCGGCTAACTTGGTCTTTCAGACTTTAATGACTTATCTGGCCTATTTCTATACAGATATTTATGGTCTGGAAACTAGCCATGCATCGGCCATTATACTAACGGTTGGTCTTATTGCGGCATTCGGTTTCAACCCTATCATAGGTGCTCTTGCGGATCGTACGACTTCTAAATGGGGTAAGTTTAGACCTTGGATTTTATTTACGGCGGTTCCTCTGGGTGTTGTAGCTCTTTTGGCTTTCAGCACACCTGATTTTAATTATAAGGGCAAGGTTATTTATGCGGTGGTTACGTATACATTTTTACTGCTTTTATATGCGGCTAATAATTTGCCGTACTCTGCATTAAGTGGCGTAATTACAGGCGATATGGGCGAAAGGAATAGCCTGTCCGCCTATCGCTTCGTAGGTGTGATGTTCGCACAGTTTTTTGTGCAGGTATTTATGCTGCCTATAATTGAATCTGCAGGTAATGGAGATAAAGCTGTGGGTATAGAGGTTGTTATGACTTGGTTGGCTATTATTGGCACGGTCATGCTCATTATTACTTTTTTAACTACTAAAGAACGTATTGTTCCTACTGCGGAGCAGAAATCTACCTTAAAAGAAGATTTGGGAGATTTATTCGGTAATAGACCATGGATTATAATGTTGGTGCTTACCACGCTCGTATTTGTGACCTTGGCAATGAAAGGCGGGTCTTATGTGTATTACTTTGAGAACTATGTGGATAAAGAAAGTTTAACGATTTTTATACAACCTATTTTAGATGCTCTAGCATCTATTGGGGTCAATTTTTTTGGTGAGAATCCGGTTTCTGCGGGTTTTGGACTTTTTAATGCCGGTGGTATTATTTTTATGATTTTTGGTATTACGCTATCAAAAAGATTTGCCGATAAATATGGAAAGCGAGATGTCTTTATGGTAGCGCTTTTTATATCAACGCTTTTTATTATTTTTTTTTACTTCTTTTTACCAACTTCGGTCGGGCTTATTTTTACCTCACAGATTTTTCATGGCTTCTTTTATGGGTTGACCATACCCTTATTATGGGCTATGATTGCAGACGTAGCAGATTTCTCGGAATGGAAGAATAATAGAAGAGCCACAGCCATAATTTTCTCTGCTATGATGGTGGGATTAAAAGGAGGCTTAAGTATTGGGAGCTCATTGGTTACTGGTATTTTAGGAGCGTATGGTTATATTTCAAAAGAAGCCATGGTTGCGGGAGAAGCTATTGTGCAACCAGAAAGTGCAGTTCTAGGAACAAAAATGCTAGTTAGTATTTACCCTGCAATTCCGTTTTTATTGGGAATTGCTTTGCTATTTTTATATGAGATAAATAAAAAGATGGAAACTCAGATAGAGGTAGATTTAAAGAAACGAAGACTAAAATAA
- a CDS encoding glycoside hydrolase family 43 protein, whose protein sequence is MPEESIENIDFDKLNETAISQPLVKNIYTADPSAHVFNGKIYIYPSHDIEAGIPFDDLGSHFAMEDYHVISMDGIHSEAVDNGVALHVDDVPWAEKQMWAPDAAHKDGKYYLYFPARGYDGIFKIGVAVGDTPEGPFTAQPEAIEGSYSIDPAVFEDEDGSYYMYFGGIWGGQLQKYRNNTYDKSNEMPEPEEVALLPIVAKLTDDMLEFAEEPKEVQILDADGKLLLEADNDRRFFEASWIHKYDGKYYFSYSTGDTHFICYAIGDNPYGPFTYTGRILNPVVGWTSHHSICEVEGKWYLFYHDSSLSKGVTHLRSVKVAEITYNPDGSIVTLDPYTQE, encoded by the coding sequence ATGCCAGAAGAATCTATAGAAAATATCGATTTTGATAAGTTAAACGAAACAGCTATTTCCCAGCCGTTGGTAAAGAATATATACACTGCAGATCCCTCCGCTCATGTTTTCAATGGAAAAATATATATCTACCCATCCCATGACATAGAAGCAGGAATTCCTTTTGATGATTTAGGAAGTCATTTTGCCATGGAGGATTATCATGTGATTTCTATGGATGGAATACATAGTGAAGCGGTTGATAACGGAGTAGCGCTTCATGTTGATGATGTGCCGTGGGCAGAAAAACAAATGTGGGCACCAGATGCAGCACATAAAGATGGCAAATACTATTTATATTTTCCCGCACGAGGATATGACGGAATTTTTAAAATAGGCGTAGCTGTAGGTGATACTCCAGAAGGGCCTTTTACGGCTCAGCCGGAAGCTATAGAAGGAAGTTACTCTATAGATCCTGCAGTTTTTGAGGATGAAGACGGTAGTTATTACATGTATTTTGGTGGAATTTGGGGCGGACAACTTCAAAAATATCGTAATAATACATACGATAAAAGCAATGAAATGCCAGAACCAGAAGAAGTGGCGCTATTACCAATTGTAGCCAAATTAACGGACGATATGCTAGAGTTTGCAGAAGAGCCAAAAGAGGTGCAAATTTTAGATGCAGATGGGAAATTACTTTTAGAGGCCGATAATGATAGACGTTTCTTTGAAGCTTCTTGGATACATAAATACGATGGTAAATATTACTTTTCCTATTCTACGGGAGACACCCATTTTATCTGCTATGCGATAGGAGATAACCCATACGGACCATTTACCTATACTGGACGTATATTGAATCCTGTTGTAGGTTGGACCTCTCATCATTCCATTTGTGAGGTAGAAGGTAAGTGGTATTTATTCTATCATGATTCTAGCCTATCTAAAGGCGTAACTCATTTACGTTCTGTGAAGGTTGCAGAAATTACCTATAATCCAGATGGTAGCATAGTGACTTTAGACCCTTATACACAAGAGTAA